A single window of bacterium DNA harbors:
- a CDS encoding right-handed parallel beta-helix repeat-containing protein: protein MVLVVNRRALESETTNVCLWIDGLSSPCSAYDYEKLLQQEKGSASFGDPNDDNDAMIFVTLAPGEAELIHFFRPDTTDLVLSDTVTLKAPAYYNRNIILDGATLTIMPDTALQRYQIIKGNQIIDKWKDSLEILFAPGKGIKLVEPDSGSNKLAILGNDTTQIIIKCAKGGDYRWAGITVPANGSGGAVTLKYTTITRADYGLKSTSPSQVDSLVGCKFIDNNVGVYSTGRREVRFSDCSFEKNYYGIVGFNGSVIRGWDSNVQSSTRHGVMVSNGCTVDLEEVNVEGGNYERKHSGLRTFLSDTWLKCCKIVGNGGFGFEAIGGSAILADVDTTNTEARFGGNWFADNRFTELQLDGPMFVWADEGQNVFYDEKHIQVDSVGIWLGFDEINFAPWQNNYWRGDTTQALIQNHVASLSSDPMVYPVFTPALADTPDFCPYVGSQPEDNPCINSGLIEELSEDYLSAESSYQNALASTASSCPKVPAITRLLTVNYLGGTSATTTLNYLDAVLDTAMDTETRHALKLGIALTLAEGLSNTDSAKIIYQQVIDSAGSDIYRRIDGQAGHLLVDMREEEEDTVDGLTVEELGEFLDSLDQILGQRFVWTQYEITDSVVMYAPTRVDSVINVRGDGVLTILPHPGYSNPVIEFANLGAVKVYGTDTTKAKGKLYVLGEAENRVMLHWEDSTGTKNIFSERGFVKLLNADFYGNGFVNQTQDITGYLNGLRRATFQADSCTFSWFDEGVMVKATDTTSYMRGCTLSYMGGNAGLYSGFGAGLVILKADGFLVEDCVFDENDGVGIYHGFANDVVIRNCTIKNGAKAGIYGASSAGGSARLECCTIESNGDTLPELWTLGVVYDLVGGHNSFSDSTGSLVKSSDPSYVDLENGENFLEILDEGYYVQSGDTNDTWDITWNTWNPSMPDDPDFHDYLWPHTPSKWTVDSSLADFVSCGEAGTSSIGGGTWLVVGEDDEISGTMSTDDEDAEATSLAAPHNFTSKTVQEKDASKSAIKRSSGSFESKHSPTHKQASVERSVTHHRELSQWRVLREDKSRNAKQAAIQFVTENRGSEFIPAVLGIIAGAASLNDAGYTSSKFLRDFATETKNRSLRNLAQRLSYQALALEGKPGEALSGLEEMMDDAKSPLDSVLAMLDAMQIYCDYHQSGSLKPKHEQLQVTDPYDLVRRSLFLAERLDDPTLGVEDYGSAIPTSYALYQNYPNPFNPSTEIRFDLPEAIRVELKIFNILGQEVVTLVDDVRTAGAFRVLWDGKNAGGLSVASGVYVYQIKTPNFTDAKKMVLIR, encoded by the coding sequence TTGGTTTTAGTTGTTAACCGGCGAGCGTTGGAATCTGAGACAACCAATGTATGTCTTTGGATTGACGGCCTTTCGTCGCCATGTAGCGCCTATGACTACGAGAAACTCCTTCAACAAGAGAAAGGCTCGGCCAGCTTTGGTGACCCAAATGATGATAACGATGCGATGATTTTTGTAACACTTGCCCCCGGGGAAGCCGAGCTAATTCACTTCTTCCGACCTGACACAACCGATCTTGTCCTAAGCGACACTGTTACACTAAAAGCTCCGGCTTACTACAACCGCAACATCATCTTGGATGGTGCAACCTTAACAATTATGCCGGATACGGCGTTACAGCGGTACCAGATTATCAAAGGGAATCAAATCATTGACAAGTGGAAGGATTCATTAGAGATTTTGTTTGCGCCGGGGAAAGGGATCAAACTGGTTGAGCCGGACAGCGGGAGCAACAAACTTGCGATTCTGGGCAACGACACCACGCAAATCATCATAAAATGCGCGAAAGGCGGCGATTACAGATGGGCCGGGATAACTGTACCGGCGAACGGCTCCGGCGGTGCGGTCACATTGAAGTACACCACCATTACTCGCGCCGATTACGGCTTGAAGTCAACATCTCCCAGCCAAGTAGATTCACTGGTGGGTTGCAAATTCATTGACAACAATGTAGGCGTCTATTCGACCGGTCGTCGTGAAGTGCGCTTTAGCGATTGCAGTTTTGAGAAGAACTACTATGGGATTGTCGGATTCAACGGGTCGGTGATTCGTGGTTGGGACTCAAATGTCCAGTCTTCAACTAGACATGGAGTTATGGTGTCAAACGGTTGCACTGTCGATCTTGAAGAAGTCAATGTCGAAGGTGGAAACTATGAACGAAAGCACAGCGGCCTTCGAACATTTCTTTCGGATACGTGGCTGAAGTGCTGCAAGATAGTAGGGAACGGAGGATTTGGTTTTGAGGCGATAGGTGGCTCCGCTATCCTTGCCGATGTGGATACCACCAATACCGAAGCTCGCTTTGGCGGGAACTGGTTTGCCGACAATCGATTCACGGAGTTGCAACTTGACGGCCCGATGTTCGTTTGGGCGGACGAAGGCCAAAACGTATTCTACGACGAAAAACACATCCAAGTAGATTCAGTAGGCATCTGGTTAGGTTTTGATGAGATTAACTTTGCACCATGGCAGAATAACTATTGGCGCGGCGATACAACGCAAGCTCTCATCCAGAACCATGTTGCCTCCTTGTCGAGTGACCCAATGGTTTATCCGGTATTTACGCCTGCGCTTGCAGACACGCCGGATTTTTGTCCATATGTTGGCAGCCAGCCGGAGGACAATCCTTGCATCAATTCTGGTTTGATTGAAGAATTGTCGGAGGACTATCTCAGCGCAGAGTCTTCCTATCAGAATGCATTGGCCTCGACAGCTTCATCGTGTCCGAAAGTACCGGCAATCACTCGTTTGCTGACTGTGAACTATCTTGGCGGTACGAGTGCCACGACGACATTGAACTATCTTGATGCCGTGCTGGACACGGCAATGGATACCGAGACGCGCCACGCACTTAAGCTGGGTATCGCGCTCACGCTTGCGGAAGGATTGTCCAATACCGACAGTGCGAAGATCATCTATCAACAAGTGATTGACAGCGCAGGGAGCGATATTTACAGGAGAATTGACGGGCAAGCAGGGCACTTGCTGGTGGATATGCGAGAGGAAGAGGAAGACACGGTTGATGGTCTGACGGTCGAAGAGTTAGGCGAATTCCTCGATTCACTGGATCAGATTCTTGGGCAGCGGTTTGTCTGGACTCAGTACGAGATCACGGACAGCGTTGTGATGTATGCGCCGACGCGAGTGGACAGCGTGATTAACGTGCGTGGGGATGGCGTGCTCACTATACTGCCGCATCCAGGGTACAGCAATCCTGTCATTGAGTTTGCCAATCTGGGTGCAGTTAAAGTCTATGGTACCGACACAACAAAGGCTAAAGGCAAGCTGTACGTGCTAGGTGAAGCGGAGAACCGTGTCATGTTGCATTGGGAAGATTCTACGGGTACAAAGAATATCTTCTCCGAACGTGGCTTTGTGAAACTTCTGAACGCAGACTTCTACGGTAATGGTTTTGTGAACCAAACGCAGGATATCACGGGATACCTAAACGGTTTACGCCGTGCGACGTTCCAAGCCGACTCATGCACGTTCTCCTGGTTTGATGAAGGTGTCATGGTGAAAGCCACGGATACGACAAGCTACATGCGCGGCTGCACCCTTTCATACATGGGTGGCAACGCGGGTCTTTACTCGGGTTTTGGCGCGGGTCTGGTCATTCTCAAAGCGGACGGATTTCTGGTCGAAGACTGCGTGTTCGACGAAAATGACGGTGTAGGTATTTATCACGGGTTTGCTAACGACGTTGTGATCAGGAATTGCACAATCAAGAATGGCGCAAAAGCAGGGATCTATGGAGCATCTTCGGCGGGCGGAAGTGCGCGCTTGGAGTGCTGTACGATCGAGAGCAACGGTGATACATTACCAGAACTTTGGACGCTTGGTGTTGTCTATGACCTTGTGGGTGGACACAATAGCTTCTCAGACAGCACGGGATCGCTTGTGAAGTCGTCGGATCCATCCTATGTGGACTTGGAGAACGGCGAAAACTTCTTAGAAATACTGGATGAGGGTTACTACGTTCAGTCAGGAGACACAAACGACACGTGGGATATCACGTGGAACACTTGGAATCCTTCAATGCCGGATGATCCGGACTTTCATGACTACCTGTGGCCGCATACGCCCTCCAAATGGACAGTGGACTCATCGCTTGCCGACTTCGTGTCTTGCGGCGAGGCGGGAACATCTTCGATCGGAGGTGGAACGTGGTTAGTGGTTGGAGAGGATGACGAGATTTCGGGAACGATGTCGACAGACGATGAAGACGCTGAGGCCACGTCGCTTGCGGCGCCACATAACTTCACTTCGAAGACAGTACAAGAGAAAGATGCAAGCAAATCGGCTATAAAGAGATCGTCCGGTTCATTTGAAAGCAAGCATTCCCCAACGCACAAGCAGGCCAGCGTCGAACGGTCCGTAACTCACCATCGAGAGTTATCGCAATGGCGAGTGCTTCGCGAAGACAAATCAAGGAACGCAAAACAGGCCGCGATACAGTTTGTGACCGAGAATCGTGGTTCAGAGTTCATTCCTGCTGTATTAGGTATAATCGCAGGTGCGGCCAGTCTAAATGATGCCGGTTACACATCGAGCAAGTTCTTACGTGACTTTGCCACGGAAACAAAGAATAGATCTTTACGAAACCTTGCGCAACGGTTGTCTTATCAGGCATTGGCACTCGAAGGCAAGCCGGGTGAAGCCTTGTCCGGTCTTGAAGAGATGATGGATGATGCAAAATCACCACTTGATTCTGTGTTGGCTATGCTCGATGCCATGCAGATTTATTGTGACTATCACCAATCTGGTAGCTTGAAACCGAAGCACGAGCAATTACAAGTCACTGACCCCTACGATCTCGTGCGACGTTCGCTTTTCTTGGCAGAACGGCTGGATGATCCTACCCTTGGTGTCGAGGATTATGGGTCTGCAATTCCGACATCATACGCCTTGTACCAAAACTATCCGAATCCTTTCAACCCAAGTACTGAGATACGGTTTGACTTACCTGAAGCGATCCGAGTTGAACTGAAGATATTCAACATCCTCGGTCAAGAAGTTGT